In the genome of Lycium ferocissimum isolate CSIRO_LF1 unplaced genomic scaffold, AGI_CSIRO_Lferr_CH_V1 ctg51, whole genome shotgun sequence, one region contains:
- the LOC132044703 gene encoding uncharacterized protein LOC132044703: protein MANLTKLEFVALDISSKNYLSWVLDVKIHLDAIGLGDTIKEKNKASNQENAKAMIFLRHHLDEDLKIEYLTIKDLLILWKNLKERITSILTLCGGTISDSDKLEKTFSTFQASNVLLQQQYREKGFTKYCDLIAHLLVAEQNNDLLMKNHENRPTGAAPFPEVNEVYAHYSRRGKGHGPGRGHGHGHGRSRDNGQGRNNFPSVNHSLKKNYYQKGKKKDEGHGVPEAFDLENKCHRCGGSGH, encoded by the exons ATGGCTAACCTTACAAAACTTGAGTTTGTTGCCCTTGATATTTCGAGCAAGAATTATCTATCATGGGTGCTAGATGTTAAAATCCATCTGGATGCTATAGGTCTTGGAGACaccattaaagaaaaaaataaagcatcCAACCAAGAAAATGCCAAGGCTATGATATTCTTGCGTCATCACCTTGATGAGGACCTAAAGATTGAATATCTTACTATTAAGGATCTGCTCATTTTATggaaaaacttgaaagaaag AATTACTTCTATATTGACACTATGTGGAGGAACGATTAGTGATTCTGATAAGCTAGAAAAGACGTTCTCCACTTTTCAAGCCTCGAATGTGCTCCTGCAGCAGCAATATCGAGAGAAAGGTTTCACAAagtattgtgatttgattgcTCATCTTCTTGTGGCTGAACAAAATAATGATTTGCTGATGAAAAATCACGAGAATCGACCTACTGGCGCTGCACCATTTCCTGAAGTGAATGAAGTGTATGCCCACTACTCTAGGCGTGGAAAAGGTCATGGCCCCGGTCGTGGTCATGGTCATGGTCATGGCCGTAGTCGTGATAATGGTCAAGGAAGAAATAATTTCCCTAGCGTTAATCAttctttgaagaaaaattactaccaaaaggggaaaaagaaggaTGAGGGGCATGGAGTGCCAGAAGCTTTTGACTTAGAAAATAAATGCCATCGTTGTGGTGGAAGTGGACACTAG